Proteins encoded in a region of the Strix uralensis isolate ZFMK-TIS-50842 chromosome Z, bStrUra1, whole genome shotgun sequence genome:
- the LOC141937925 gene encoding LOW QUALITY PROTEIN: forkhead box protein J1-B-like (The sequence of the model RefSeq protein was modified relative to this genomic sequence to represent the inferred CDS: inserted 1 base in 1 codon; deleted 2 bases in 1 codon), translating to MARIRARAHPHLFPGMTSHDAESSAGLHQHFHSLYHCETLSRLECSEQVVIQQDAIPSTACTVQNSIRNNLSLNKCFIRVPREKGMPGKGGFWKLDPQYANRLKNGVSKKRRMTPVQIHPAFTKRAQQEAQCVTSPAASASTSNNILNINVELWQLLEEFEEVTGNLNSNPAGHKRKQASLKQMAKGPQLSNPALLSQDEQTELGSLEGHLDWEAIFDTSLTGEFSSLKGEVSFEDLELTPAXQPTTGNLDLTGDGQHMDCPQGQGQVLTESNQNNLDFETWTATSLLQHPCDEETEDDVSHSLNMEQFFDPSDASLSADGSDWSSLASLIEEARHPSKPTQTLVGRSPRAAGTPKGQDFLETEISTLTLTSCIVRLFTETPGAINDGC from the exons ATGGCGCGAATCCGAGCGAGAGCCCACCCACACCTATTTCcgggcatgacatcacatg ATGCAGAGTCCTCTGCTG GACTTCATCAACATTTTCATAGCTTGTATCATTGTGAGACACTGTCCAGATTGGAGTGCAGTGAACAAGTTGTGATCCAGCAGGATGCCATCCCTTCAACAGCCTGTACTGTTCAG AATTCCATCCGGAACAACCTCTCCTTGAACAAGTGCTTCATCAGGGTGCCTCGGGAGAAGGGCATGCCAGGGAAAGGTGGGTTTTGGAAGCTTGACCCCCAATACGCCAACCGGCTCAAGAACGGTGTCTCCAAAAAGCGGAGAATGACCCCAGTGCAGATCCACCCGGCCTTCACCAAAAGAGCCCAGCAAGAAGCACAGTGCGTCACCAGCCCAGCTGCTTCGGCTTCCACCTCCAATAACATCCTCAACATCAATGTGGAGTTGtggcagctgctggaagagtttgaAGAAGTCACCGGCAACCTGAACTCCAATCCAGCAGGGCACAAGCGCAAGCAGGCCTCGCTCAAGCAAATGGCTAAGGGGCCTCAGCTTTCCAACCCTGCCTTGCTGAGCCAGGATGAGCAGACTGAGCTGGGATCACTGGAAGGGCACTTGGACTGGGAAGCCATCTTTGACACCAGCCTGACGGGAGAATTCTCCAGCCTGAAGGGAGAAGTCTCC TTTGAGGATCTGGAGCTCACGCCTG AACAACCCACAACAGGCAACCTGGACTTGACAGGAGACGGGCAGCACATGGActgtccccaggggcaggggcaggtcCTCACCGAATCCAACCAGAACAACCTGGACTTTGAAACCTGGACGGCCACTTCCCTCCTACAGCATCCCTGCGATGAAGAGACAGAAGATGACGTCTCCCACTCTCTCAACATGGAGCAGTTTTTTGACCCCAGTGATGCCTCTTTGTCAGCAGATGGAAGTGACTGGAGCAGTCTGGCATCTCTCATAGAAGAGGCCAGACACCCTTCAAAGCCCACACAGACTTTAGTAGGACGCTCCCCCCGTGCTGCTGGGACTCCCAAGGGACAAGATTTTCTAGAGACAGAGATATCTACATTGACTTTGACCAGCTGTATTGTAAGATTATTTACAGAAACACCAGGTGCAATAAATGACGGCTGCTAA
- the LOC141937927 gene encoding LOW QUALITY PROTEIN: forkhead box protein J1-B-like (The sequence of the model RefSeq protein was modified relative to this genomic sequence to represent the inferred CDS: inserted 1 base in 1 codon; deleted 2 bases in 1 codon): protein MVLKEQRLWDQFLMLFWAQSDRNSIRNNLSLNKCFIRVPREKGMPGKGGFWKLDPQYANRLKNGVSKKRRMTPVQIHPAFTKRAQQEAQCVTSPAASASTSNNILNINVELWQLLEEFEEVTGNLNSNPAGHKRKQASLKQMAKGPQLSNPALLSQDEQTELGSLEGHLDWEAIFDTSLTGEFSSEGRSLHFEDLELTPAXQPTTGNLDLTGDGQHMDCPQGQGQVLTESNQNNLDFETWTATSLLQHPCDEETEDDVSHSLNMEQFFDPSDASLSADGSDWSSLASLIEEARHPSKPTQTLVGRSPRAAGTPKGQDFLETEISTLTLTSCIVRLFTETPGAINDGC from the exons ATGGTGCTGAAGGAGCAAAGACTGTGGGATCAGTTTCTTATGCTTTTCTGGGCTCAGAGTGACAGA AATTCCATCCGGAACAACCTCTCCTTGAACAAGTGCTTCATCAGGGTGCCTCGGGAGAAGGGCATGCCAGGGAAAGGTGGGTTTTGGAAGCTTGACCCCCAATACGCCAACCGGCTCAAGAACGGTGTCTCCAAAAAGCGGAGAATGACCCCAGTGCAGATCCACCCGGCCTTCACCAAAAGAGCCCAGCAAGAAGCACAGTGCGTCACCAGCCCAGCTGCTTCGGCTTCCACCTCCAATAACATCCTCAACATCAATGTGGAGTTGtggcagctgctggaagagtttgaAGAAGTCACCGGCAACCTGAACTCCAATCCAGCAGGGCACAAGCGCAAGCAGGCCTCGCTCAAGCAAATGGCTAAGGGGCCTCAGCTTTCCAACCCTGCCTTGCTGAGCCAGGATGAGCAGACTGAGCTGGGATCACTGGAAGGGCACTTGGACTGGGAAGCCATCTTTGACACCAGCCTGACGGGAGAATTCTCCAGC GAAGGGAGAAGTCTCCATTTTGAGGATCTGGAGCTCACGCCTG AACAACCCACAACAGGCAACCTGGACTTGACAGGAGACGGGCAGCACATGGActgtccccaggggcaggggcaggtcCTCACCGAATCCAACCAGAACAACCTGGACTTTGAAACCTGGACGGCCACTTCCCTCCTACAGCATCCCTGCGATGAAGAGACAGAAGATGACGTCTCCCACTCTCTCAACATGGAGCAGTTTTTTGACCCCAGTGATGCCTCTTTGTCAGCAGATGGAAGTGACTGGAGCAGTCTGGCATCTCTCATAGAAGAGGCCAGACACCCTTCAAAGCCCACACAGACTTTAGTAGGACGCTCCCCCCGTGCTGCTGGGACTCCCAAGGGACAAGATTTTCTAGAGACAGAGATATCTACATTGACTTTGACCAGCTGTATTGTAAGATTATTTACAGAAACACCAGGTGCAATAAATGACGGCTGCTAA